Proteins co-encoded in one Stutzerimonas stutzeri genomic window:
- a CDS encoding AI-2E family transporter → MTITSTNRWLWLAALLLLGWLVYQLSPILSPFLVGILLAYLGDPLVDRLENWKLSRTWGVILVFALFLLLCLLMLLVLVPMLGKQLMHLYQLAPLGLDWLQVTALPWVQMQFGLEEEFWRFDQLKSAFSANLGSTKDVVAVILSQATASGLALLAWLANLFLVPVVCFYLLRDWDLIMAKLRALLPRRREETVMALMRECHEVIGAFLRGQLLVMLALAVVYSAGLMLVGVELGLLIGVLAGLASIVPYMGFVVGIGAAVIAVLFQFGLEPYPLLGVAAVFAVGQMLEGMLLTPLLVGDRIGLHPVAVIFAVLAGGQLFGFTGVLLALPVAAVIMVLLRHVHDLYKLSDLYAEPPVDPPRQP, encoded by the coding sequence GCTTGGCTGGCTGGTCTATCAGCTCTCGCCGATCCTTTCCCCATTTCTGGTGGGCATTCTGCTGGCGTACCTGGGCGATCCGCTGGTCGATAGGCTGGAGAACTGGAAACTGTCGCGGACCTGGGGCGTGATCCTGGTGTTTGCGTTGTTCCTGCTGCTGTGCCTGTTGATGTTGCTGGTACTGGTGCCGATGCTGGGCAAGCAGCTGATGCACCTGTATCAGCTGGCGCCTCTGGGGCTCGACTGGCTGCAGGTCACGGCGTTGCCTTGGGTGCAGATGCAGTTTGGTCTTGAAGAAGAGTTCTGGCGTTTCGATCAACTCAAGAGTGCCTTTTCCGCCAATCTCGGCAGTACCAAGGACGTGGTTGCGGTCATCCTGAGCCAGGCGACCGCTTCGGGCCTTGCGCTGCTCGCGTGGCTGGCGAATCTCTTTCTGGTGCCGGTGGTGTGCTTCTATCTGCTGCGCGATTGGGATCTGATCATGGCCAAGCTGCGGGCGCTGTTGCCACGGCGCCGGGAGGAGACCGTGATGGCTTTGATGCGCGAATGCCACGAGGTCATTGGCGCCTTTCTGCGCGGGCAGCTGTTGGTGATGTTGGCGCTTGCCGTGGTGTATTCCGCCGGGCTCATGCTGGTTGGCGTCGAGCTTGGGTTACTGATCGGCGTGCTGGCAGGCCTGGCGAGCATCGTGCCGTATATGGGATTCGTGGTCGGTATCGGCGCGGCGGTGATCGCTGTCCTGTTCCAGTTTGGCCTGGAGCCTTATCCCTTGCTGGGCGTCGCCGCGGTGTTCGCGGTCGGGCAGATGCTCGAAGGCATGTTACTGACGCCCTTGCTGGTGGGCGATCGGATCGGTCTGCATCCGGTTGCGGTGATCTTCGCGGTGCTGGCGGGCGGTCAGCTGTTCGGCTTCACTGGCGTACTGCTGGCGCTGCCGGTGGCCGCGGTGATCATGGTTCTGCTGCGCCATGTGCATGATCTCTATAAACTCTCGGACCTTTACGCAGAGCCTCCGGTCGATCCGCCCCGCCAACCATGA